GACGACCCCGCGACAGCCCCGCGTGATGACCACCGTGATGACGCTGTCGGAGCGGTGACGCACGAGCACGTCGCGCTCGGCCACCAGCTCGCCCCCGGCGCCGAGGAGTCGCAGCGTCACCCGCCGCGCGTCGTGCGGCGCCAGCCCCTCGAGCGTGGCCAGGCGAACTCCGTCCAGGAGATCGACCGAGCCCGGAGGGACGTCGCGCGTCACCGTGGGCGCGCCTTCGGTGATCGCCTCGGCCCGCACGAACTCCGCGCCCGGGACGAGGTCGGTGCGGAGGTCGACAGTGAGCGAGATCCCCGCGTCGCAGCCGGTGACCATCGAGAGCAACGCCGCCCAGATGGCGAGGCATGCAGCCCGGGATCGCGCCGAGTCCCTCACGTGCGCATCGACTCGATGAAGTCCCGCAGCGAGCCCCGGCGCGGCGTCGGGCCGACGGCCGTGAGCGCGCCGCGCATCACGGTGACGAGGACGGCGTCGAGGTGGCCGAAGACCAGGGCCTCGTCGCGGTACAGCTCCATGCCCTTCACTGACCGGAAGATATCACCCTCTCCGTCCCCGCTGCGGGACAGAAACGAAGAAGGCGGCGCCCAGATCGGACGCCGCCTTCGAGTCGGATCGAGGTCCTCAGCTCAGAAGGGGCTCTGGCCCGTGTTGAAGGCGCCGAAGCTCTGCGCCCCCTGGATCCAGTCGTCGCGGTCGTTCATGTCGTCGTCGTCGTTGCGCTGCAGGGACTCGCCGCTCGCGCTGCTGCCGGTGGCGTTGCTGTCCTGCACCGCGTGCGCGTTGAAGTCGTCGTCGACGAAGCCGCCCGCGGGCACGCCGCCGCCGACCATCGTCCACTCGCCCGCCATCGCGACGTCCGCCGCGGCCGACTCGGAGCTCCCCGCGGCCGTGCCGGTCGCGTCGTCCGAGATGAGCACCGCCTCGACCACCACGCCGGCCGGATCCCGCAGCCAGATCACGTTGTCGGTCGAGGTGATGCCGCTGTCGGAGGAGTAGAAGTCGAACGCGCCGTCGTAGTTGGTCGGGAAGGTGAGCGCGGGCTGGTCGGCCGGGGTCAGGACCTCGTCCGCGGGGGCCGCGCCGCCGCCCGTGCAGGCGGTGTCGCCGCTGTCGAAGTGCACGACGATGAGGTCGTTCGTCGCGACGTTGAAGCCGAGCGGGAAGGTGAGCACGGTCGAGGTGCGCTCGCGCAGCTCGAAGCCCGCGAGGCTGCCGCCGCTCACCACGCGGAGCTCCACCAGATCGCAGCCGCCGGTGATGTTGGCGTTGATCTCGTTGACGCGAACCACCGCGGGGGGGGAGCACGCGGGGTTCGCTGCGCCGGGCGTGCCGCGGCGGCCCATGGCGCCGTAGGTCTCCCCGTCCGGCGTGAGACACCAGAGGCTGAGCAGGTCGTTCGTGGTCGCCCCGTCGGTGCCCACCGCGGCCGCGTCGAGCTGCACGCTGACGTCGTCCATCTCGGCCGGGAAGCTCATCGTGCTCCAGTCGACGGTGTCCACCACCACGGCGCAGTCGGCGCCCGCGGTGCAGGCGCAGCCGATGGAGGCGGCGTCGCTGCCCTCGAACTCGAGCGCGGCCGGGAGCGTCGCGTCGCCCATGATCTCGCTCATGGAGCCCGCGATGGTCGCGTACTGCCCGGGCCCGAGGATGAGCGAGCTGGCGATGTCGAGCGCGTCCATGCCGGTGAAGCCCGCGCTGTCGGCGAGGCGGCATCCGTTCAGATCGAACGAGGCGCTCGAGCTCGGGTTGTAGATCTCGATGAACTCGAGGTCGGCGTCGGAGCCGGCGAAGTTGTAGCCGATCTCGGTGATGACGAGCTCGCCGGCGGCCGGCTCCTGGCAGTCGGTGATCGCGAAGTCGCCGTCACGCCACGCCGAGGGCTGCGCGTCGGCGGAGAACTGCCAGAGCGGCGTCGGTCCGATCTGCACCGTGCAGCCGCTCCCGAGCTGGCTGCCGTCGAGCACGGAGTCCGGCACGCGGAAGCGGAACGACGTGTCCGCGGTGGCGAAGCCCGCGCTGGTGATCTGCGCGGCGCTGAAGCCCGAGCCGGCGAAGCCGAAGCCGGTCTCGGTCGTCGCGGTGAGCGTGATCAGCTCGCCGAAGTAGAGAGGGAGGTCGGCCACGAGGTCGACCGCGCTCACGTCCTGCGCGAGGATGGAGACGTCCACGCCCTCGCTGTCCACGTTCCACATGTCGATGGCGGAGGCGAAGACGATGCCGCTGTCCGTGTCCGTGGTGCGGGTCGTGACGCGGAGGTCGACGACCTGCCCCGGCGCGACCGCGGGCGAGAGACCGGTCGGGTCGACGCCGACGAAGAGCGCCGGGCCCATCTGCTCGGCCTGCACGAAGAAACCCGCGCCGTCGAGCTCGGTGCCGATGGCGGGCTTGACGTAGGTGACGATCGCGTCGTCGATCATCAGGTCCACCGCGCCGTCGGCGGCGTCGAGCACGGCCTGGATCTGCGCGCTGGTGGCCGCTCCACCGCCGGGCGGTCCGGCGTCGCCCATCACGCCGCCATCGTCGGGGCCGCCGTCCATGTCGGTTCCCGAGTCCTCGTCGGTGCCGGAGTCCTCGCCCGTGCCCGAGTCCTCCGTACCGCCGTCAGGATCCGTGACGCCCGTGTCCATGCCCGCGTCCGCGGGATCCACTCCGTCATCACACCCGACCGCGAGCGCGGCCCCGAGCGCGAGGACGATGCCCAAGCTCAAGCTCTTCCTCATGATTCCTCCATCAACCCACCGCAGGCGGGCTCAAAGTGCGGGGTGACCGTAGCAGATCGAAGCGGGGGGACCCGCCGATGGAGCCGCCGGCTCGCATCCGACACGCAGGCGTCACCAGCTCGGAGGTCGGTGCGACAGCGACCCTTTCGACGCGCTCCGCTTCGTGCGAGGCTACGTCACGTGCAACCGGGGGACGTCATCGCGGGGCGCTTCGCGCTCGAAGCCGAGGTCGCGCGCGGCGGCATGGGTCGCTTGCTCCGCGCCTCCGATCGGCACACCGGCCGCCCGGTCGCGCTCAAGGTGATCGCCACCGAAGACCCCTCCGCGGGGCAGCGCTTCGCGCGGGAGGCGGCGGCCCTCTCCAAGGTGAGCCACCCCGCGCTCGTCGAGCACGTCGCGCACGGGATCACCCCCGACGGCGCGGCCTATCTCGCGATGGAGTGGCTCGAGGGGCAGGACCTGCGCGGGTTCCTGGGCACCCGCTCGGACGACACCCTCGCGTCGGGCAGACCCACGGCGGGGTTCCTCGCGCCCGGCGACGCGCTCGTGCTCGCGCGCCGCGTCGCGTCGGCGCTGGCGGCCCTGCACGACCAGGGCATCGTTCATCGCGACATCAAGCCCGCCAACCTGTTCCTCGTGGGCGGCGACGTGGGCCAGGTGAAGCTCCTGGATCTCGGCGCGGCGGCGGTTCACGACGCGCGGCCCCTGACGATGACCGGCGTGCTCGTGGGGACGCCGGCCTACATGGCGCCGGAGCAGGTGCGGGCGGAGAGCCGCGTCGGCGCGACGGCGGACGTGTGGGGTCTCGGCTGCGTGCTCTACGAGTGCCTCACGGGCACGCCCGCGTTCCGCGCCCAGCACGTCATGGCGCTGCTCGCCAAGATCCTCCTCGACGAGCCCCCTTCCATCCACGCGGCGCGGCCCGATCTGCCGGCGCCCCTGCTCGACGTGGTCCAGAAGACGCTCGAGAAGGACGCGGCCGCGCGCTTTGCGGACGGCGGGGCGCTGGCGCGCGCGCTCGCGGAGCTCGACGTCAGCCAGCCCACGCCCGCGTACGGAGTCAGGCAGAGCACGCCGTCCCTCGGGGGCAGCGAGCGGCGCGTGCGCTGCGTGGTGGTCGGGGCGCTGCCGGCCGGCGCGGCGGCGGCGCGACCCGAGGTCGAGCACGCGGCCGAGCGCGCGGGCGCCAGCCTCGTCTGGCTCTCGCCGGGCTCGTTCGTGGTCACCTTCGAGCCGCCCGGCGCGCCGGTCGACCAGGCCATCCGCGCGGGGCGGGTCGCCCTGGCCCTGCGGCACGCCGTACCAGAGCTCTCGCTCGCGATCGGGCTCGGTCAGGCCGAGAGCGACGGACGGGTCCCGGTCGGGGAGGCGGTCGATCGCGCCGCCTCGCTGCTCCACGAGGCGTCGCGCGGCGAGGTGCGTGTGCAGTCGTCCACCGTCCCCTTGCTCGAGGCCCGGTTCGATCTCTCGCAGCACGGCACGGCCGGGCGGCTGGTCGGCGAGCGCACGAAGGAGGCGACGCGCACCCTGCTCGGCAAGCCCACCGTGTCGGTCGGCCGGCGGCGCGAGCTCGGCACGCTCAGCTCGCTGTGGGATCACACGGTCGAGGAGCACATGGCCACCGTGGCGCTCGTCACGGCCGAGGCGGGCATGGGCAAGACGCGGCTGCGCTACGAGCTCCTGCGCTCGCTCCGCCGCCGGGGAGAGGAGCTGACGGTCGTCGAGGGTCAGGGCGACTCTCTCAGCGCAGGCTCCCCCTTCGGCATCGTCGCGCCCGCGCTCAGACGCTGGGTGGGCGCCGCGGACGGCGCGAGGCCCGAAGACACACGCGCGCGCCTCGAGGAGCGCCTGGCCCGGAGCCTCTCCGGGGACGAGCTCGCGCGCGTCTTCGCCTTCCTCGCGGAGCTCGTCGGCGCGCCCCTCGAGGGGGAAGACGTCCCGGACGCGCTCGCGGCCGCGCGTCAGGATCCCATGCTCCTCGGCGAGGGCATGCGGCGGGCCTTCACGGACTGGCTCGCGGCGGAGTGCGCGCGCCGGCCGGTCCTGCTCATCCTCGAGGACCTGCACTGGGGCGACGTGCCCTCGGTGCGCTTCGTGGACGCGGCGCTCTCGCGCTGCGAGGAGCTCCCCCTGATGGTGCTCGCCCTGGCGCGGCCGGAGGTGAAGGAGCGCTTCGCCGACCTCTTCGAGCGACGCGGCATGCAGGAGATCCACCTCGGCAACCTGAGCCAGCGGGCGAGCGTGCAGCTGGTGCGGCAGGTCCTCGGCGACGACGTGGACGAGGACCTCGCCCGGAAGCTCGCCGCGCGCGCGGGCGGCAACGCGTTCTATCTGGAGGAGCTGATCCGCGCCGCGGCCGAGGACCGGCGCGGCGCGGTGCCCGAGGCGATGTGGCCGGACACGGTGATCGGCATGGTCCAGACGCGCCTCGACGCGCTCGGACACGAGGCCAAGATGGTGCTCCGCGCGGCCGCGATCTTCGGTGAGGTCTTCTGGACCGGCGCGGTGGAGGCGCTGCTCGGCGAGACGCCGGTGTCGGCGAGCGACTGGCTGCGCGAGCTGGCAGAGCGAGAGGTCGTCAGCCGGCGCATGGAGTCCCGCTTCCCGGGCCAGGACGAGTGGCGCTTCCGACACGCCCTCATGCGAGACGGCGCCTACGCGCTCTCGACGGACGAGGATCGCGAGATCGGACACCGCGTCGCGGGGGAGTGGCTGCGCGCGGCGGGCGAGCAGGACGCGCTCGTGCTCGCCGAGCACTTCGACCGCGGCGGGGCGAGGCGCGAGGCCATCCGCTGGTTCCACCGCGCGGCGGATCAGGCCCTCGAGGGCAACGATCTCGAGGCGGTGGTGGACCGCGTGGCGCGCGCCGTCGAGGCCGGGGCGGCGGGCGAGGTGCTGGGCTCGCTGCGCGCGCTGGAGTCGCTCGCGCGCTACTGGCAGAGCGACTACGCGGGCGCGAGAGAGCGCGGCGAGCGGGCGCACGCGCTCCTGACCGAGGGGACCCGGGACTGGTACCGCGCGCTCGGGAGCGCGACGGTCGCGAGCGCGCGCCTCGGGGACTTCGACGGGGTCGACGCCTTCTTCGACCGCGTGGTGCGCTCCACCCCCGCGACCGACGCGGCGGCCGAGCAGCTGATCGCGCTCTGCCGGGGCACCTTCCAGCTCATCTTCAACGGCCGCTTCCAGGAGGCCGACCGCGTGCTTCAGCGCGTGGCCGACCTCGCCGAGCCGGCCACGCTCGACGCGCTCACGCTCGGCCAGGTGCACCACGTGCGCGGCGTTCGAGCCGCGATGGTGGGCGACGTCGGGACCTTCCTCGAGCACCTCTCGAAGGCGGTCGACGCGTTCGAGCGCGCGGGAGACGTGCGCAACGTCTCGCTCGAGAGGACCACCCTCGCCTGGTGCTGGGCGGAGCTGGGAGACTTCACCCAGGCGGAGCGCGTCTGCCGCGCCAACCTCGGCCGCTGCGAGGAGATGGGCGCGCAGCAGGCGATCACCTACGCCAAAGTGAACCTCGGTTACATCCTGACCCACCGCCCCGGCGCGCGGAGCGAAGCGCGCGCGGTGCTGGGGGAGGCCATCGCCGAGTGTCGAGAGGTGGGCAACCCGCGGCTCATGGGCTGGGCCACGGCGCACCTCGCGGCGCTCGCGCACCTCGAAGGCGATCACGCGGCGGAGCGCGCGGCGGCGGCGGAGGCGGTGACGCTGCTCGGCGTCTCCCCCGGCCTCGAGGCGTGGGCGCTCGGGCTGCACGCGCGGGCCCTGGCCGCGCAGGGCGAGGCGGCGCTCGCGTGCGACGCGGCGGAGCGCGCGATGACGACCCTGGAGCGGCTCGGGGGCATGCTGCAAGGAGAGGCGCTGCCGCCGCTCGCGCGGGCGATTGCGCTCGACGCGGCTGGAGACGCCGCGGGCGCGGAGGCGGCGATCGCGGACGCGAGAGATCGGCTGCGGGCGCGGGCCGAGCGCATCGCGAACCCGTCCTGGCGCGAGGGCTTCCTCTCGCACCCCGAGAGCCGCGCCATCCTCGAGTGGCGATCGCGACGAAGCTGAAACGGTCATTGCCCCGCGCCCTCCGCTCCGGGTAGCGTGCGACGCGGGAGGGACCATGACCACGGAGAAACACGTCGCGATCCTGGGTGGAGGCGTCGGAGGGCTCTCGGCCGCCTACTTCTTGCACGGCCGGACCTCGGCCGACGGACAGACCGTCTTCCGATGTACGGTGTACGACGTCTCGGACCGACTCGGCGGGAACGCCTACAGCGCGTACCTCGGCGACGACGGCTACAGCAAGCCGTTCGTCGACCTCGCCGTCAACGACTTCAACACCGAGCGCTACCACATCTTCATGGCCGTGCTCGCGCAGCTGGAGAAGGAGGGATACCCGGTCCCGCACGCGCCGCTCATCGACACGACGAGCTGGTACACGCCGCGCGGCGTGACCAAGGGCGCTCGCGAGTACACCGCGGACGAGATGGCGCACTGGGAGCAGCACCCGGAGAAGCCCTGGCTGAAGGACATCGCCCAGGACTGGGACCGCTTCCAGGCGGTGGCCTACGACGTCCTGCACGACGACAAGTACGCGACGATGAGCGTCGACGAGTTCATCGCCGAGCAGAAGTACTCGGAGGACTTCGCCGAGTACAACCTGCGCGCCCGCATCAACGGCATGTACTACGTCAACGACCGCGAGCCGGGCTCGATGCCGATCCGCGCGGTCATGAGCTACTACCACCTGCAGGAGGGCATCGGGGACCGCCTCCGCACCGACGCCATCCGCGCGGCGAAGGCCAAGGACGAGCTCTCACCGCGCCACTACTTCGAGAAGGGCGCGAGCGACTGGATCCGCCAGCTCGTGCGCTGCCTCGAGGCGCGCGGCGTGGAGCTGCGCCTCGGCGCGTCCCCCACCGCCTACCTCGACGCCACGCGCGGCTGGCGGGTGCTCAGCGCGGCCACGCCCCCGGGCGGCCGCGAGTCGTTCGACCACGTGGTCAGCGCCGTGTACGCCGACGTCGTCAGCCGGGTCGTGGCGCTGGGCCTGCCCCCGCTCATGCCGACGCTGCTCTCGCAGTTCGCGTACTACGACTCCATGGCGGTCGTGCACGACGACGTGAACATGCTGCCCACGGACGAGAGCATGTGGAGCACGTACAACATCCTCGTCTACCCGCCCGAGACACGTCTCTTGCGCCCGTACACCATCACGTACGTCACGCGGAAGCATCAGGCCGAGGACTCCAACCAGCCTCCGTATCTGACGCTGACCCCGTACGGCGCGGTGGACGACGGCGGCGTCCCGACGATGCTCGACCTGCCCTCGTCGTCACGGGTGAAGGCCCTCGCCTACCTTCGGCACAACACGCTGAGCGTCGACGCGATGGCCGCCCAGCGCATGCTCCCGGCGCTGCAGGGGCAGAGCAACCTGTGGTTCACGGGCGGCTGGACCAACGGCGCCGGCCTGCACGAGGAGATCCTCGCGCAGTCCAAGGAGATCGCGCTCCGCATCCGGAACATCTTCGAGGTGGGCCACGGCGAGAGCTACCGCGAGGACGACCCGAGCTACGTCCCCAAGCACAAGCGCGACTCGTTCGAGAGCGCGCCAGAGGCGCTGCCCGACGGGTTCTGGGCGTAGCGCATCGTCGCGTCCGGGGCGTCTCGCCACCGCGCGGCGCTGGTGGGCGCCGCCGCGGCGTCCGGGACTGGCGTCGGAACGGCCAGTGCAGACATGGCCGGCGTGATGATGGATACGCTTCGGTCCCTGAGAGACGAGCTGAAGCGAGACCGGGTGCCCGCGGTGGCGGCCGGTCTCGCCTTCTACGCCGTGCTCGCCGTCTTCCCCGCCCTCATCGCCCTGGTCTCCCTCTACGGCCTGTTCTCCGACCCCGCGCAGGTGCAGGCGCAGCTCGAGCAGCTCTACGGGGTCATGCCCGCGAGCGCGGCCGAGCTCCTCGGCGCGCAGATGCACGCCCTGGTGGGCCAGAGCTCGGGCGCGCTCGGCGTGGGCTTCGTGGTGTCGCTCGTGGGCCTGCTCTGGAGCGCCTCGAGCGGCGTGAGCCAGCTCTTCGCGGCCATCAACGTGGCCTACGAGCGGGAGGAGACGCGGAGCTTCTGGAAGATCCGCGGGCTCGCGCTCGGGGTGACCCTGGCCGCGCTGGCCTTCTCGGCGCTCGCCCTCGCGCTCGTGGCCGTGGCGCCGGCCGCCCTCGAGGCGCTGTCGCTGGGGAGCACCCTGGAGGGCGCCGTGACGTGGCTCCGCTGGCCCCTGCTCGCGGCGCTCATGGCCCTGGGTCTCGGCTGGATCTATCGCGTCGCGCCCGACCGCGACGGCAAGCCGTCGCCGCGCTGGGTCACCCCGGGCGCGATCGCCGCCACCGCGCTCTGGCTGCTCGGCTCGCTCGCGTTCAGCTTCTACACGGCTCGCTTCGGCAGCTACCAGGAGACCTACGGCGCGCTCGGCGCGGTGATCGTCTTCATGATGTGGCTCTGGATCAGCGGCCTGAGCGTGCTGATCGGCGCGGAGCTCAACTACGTGCTCGAGCGCGACGCCGGGCGGCTGCCGCGCGCGCGGGGGCGGCGCTCGCTCGAGGACCGCTACGCGTGATCAGGCCGAGGCGACCTCGAGCCGCCGCACGCCCGGCTCGTGGCGCCGCACCCGCATCCGCCAGTCGACGCCGATCAGCTCGCCCTCCTTCATCTCCTGCCAGACGTTCTCGCCCTGGAGCGGCTCGCTGGTGAAGATGAGGTGGTTGACGTAGCCGCTCTCGCTCGGGGCCTCGCACTCGGGCGAGAGGCTCGGGCAGGCGTCCCGGTCGGCGCAGCGCGTCTTGTACGTGGACCAGTAGAGCTCCTTGCCGCCCTGGTGCGCGACCATCGTCACGCCATCGGTCACGATGCAGGTGAGGAAGAGCTTCTCCACCTCTTCGAGCGGGCCGCAGAGCTCCCTCACCGTGTCGATGGTGCCGCGCAGCGCCTCCATCACGTCCGAGACCGCGTGCGGCTTGTCGAGCCGACCGAACTGCTCGAGACGCGAGAGGAAGACGAAGAACACCACCTCGCTGTCCGTCTCGCCGAGGATGAAGCGCCGCAGCCGCGGCGCGACCTCCTGCATGAGGGCGAGGCGGTAGTCCTTGTGGAAGCGGGGGATGTCGCCGTTGTGCGCGAAGACCCAGCGCCCGTACTGGAAGGGGTGACAGTTCAGGACCGTCATCGGGCCCTGCGTCGCCTTGCGCACGTGGGCGAGCACGGTCTCGGACGCGACCACGCCGCTGACGCGGTGGAAGAGCGCGTCACTCAGCGCGTGGCTCGGGCTGCGCGTCACGTGCGGCGCGCCGTCGACGTAGAAGGCGACCCCCCATCCGTCCGGGTGCCCGGCGCTCTGGCGCCCGAGCGCGTTCTCGGCCGCGACCAGCGACCGGTGGACCTGACTGGGGATCACGCTGCGGAAACCGAAGAGCCTGCACATCGTCGCCCGGGAGGATGACACAGATCGGGCGGCGCGCGCGGTGAGGCGGGGCCGAGCCAGGGCTCGACCCCGCCAGGGAGAGAGATGGGCCGCGCGTCGCTCAGGGAGCGGGACGGTAGGGGGCGACGGTGTTGCCGCTCACCACCCAGCCCGGGCTCATGCCGCCGCCGTAGAACGAGCCGTGGCTGGTGTACGCGGTGTTGCCGCGCGCGATGAGGCGGCCGATGGCGGCGTCGGGGTTGAAGAGGTCCGGCGCGTCGTGGTGGAAGACGTTGTCGTCGAACCACACCGTGCCGAGCGTGTCGCCGGGCATGCGGCCGAGCATCGTGCCCGTGTTCACCAGCACGTTGTGCGAGGCGTAGTTCAGGTCGCTGAGACCGTGGATGCGGTAGTTGTGCTTGAAGGTGTTCACCAGGCGGTTCTCACGCGTGACGCTGCGGAGCACGCTCACCAGGCGCACCGTGGCCTCGGGGCCGGCCGAGTCGAAGACGTTGTCGTAGAGGATGATGTCCTCGCTCTGCAGCGGGTCGACGTCGCCGCTCCACACGCTGTAGCGCGCGGCGGTCACGTCGCTGTGGGTGACGGCGATGCGGCGGCCGCGGAGCTCGAACGCCATGTCCGCGGAGTCGACGGTGACCGACTCGATCCACACGTCCTCCACCATCCACTCGGGGCGGACCTCGTGGGTCGGGTAGTAGGAGACGGGCGCCGAGAGGCGGAAGCCGCCGTAGTGGCCGCCCTGCACGCGGACGCGGTGCACGCCGCGGTCGAGGGTCACGACCCCGAGGCGCGTCGCGGCGTCGGCGACGATCTCGACGTCGTCCTGGCTGATGGTGAGAGCGCCGCCGGTGACGCCGTTCGCCATGACGCGGGTGCCGGGCACGGCGACGGCGGCGGTCAGCTCCGCGAAGCTGCGCGCGGTGACGGTGCGGGTGGTGCGCGGCGCGGTCGGCCAGCGCAGCGCACTCAGCTCACTCGGGAGCGGGCCGAGATCCGCGACGCTGGACGCGACGCCCGTGGGGCTCGGCGCGGGCGCGGGAGCCGGCGCGGGAGCCGGCGCGGGAGTGGGCGCGGGAGCCGGCGCAGGAGTGGGCGCGGGAGTGGGCGCAGGCTCGGGCGCGGGCTCGGGCGCGGGCGCGGGGGCGGGCTCGGGAGCGGGGGCGGGCTCGGGAGCGGGGGCGGGCTCGGGAGCGGGGGCGGGAGCGGGCTCGGGGGCGGGCTCGGGGCTCGGCTCCGGAGTGCCCTCGTCCGTGGGCTCGGGGCTCTCCCGCATGCCCTCGGGCCGCGGGCGGATGCCGGCGCCGCGCACGCCTTCGGGCACCGCGCGGTAGGGCTGGACCTGGTTGTCGCGCATCACCCAGTCCCGGCCCATCGCGCCGTTGTGGAAGGCGTCGGCGAGGTCCGAGTAGGCGAGGTTGTGCTGCGCGACCACGCCGTCGACGCGGCCGTCGGGCGCGAAGAGGGCGCCCACGTCGTGGTGGAAGATGTCGTGCTCGAAGCGCACGTCGCTCACCGCGTCCTCGGCCTGGCCACCGAGCACCGCGCCGCCGTGCACGAACACGCTGTCGGCCACGAACAGCCCCTCGACGCGGCCGTGGGCCTCGAGCGCCGGGCGGCTCGGGTGGATCAGCTGGCTGTGGAAGAAGACCACGCGCGCCGCGTCGTGGACCTGCGCGGTCGCCTGGCCGCCCACCGCGTCGAGCACGGTGTCGTAGAGCGTGAGGTCCTCCGTCTGCGCGTCGTAGGTGTCACCCACCCAGAGCGCGTGACGCGACGCGGTCAGGTCGGAGTGCGCGACCACGACACGACGGCCGCGCACCTTCAGCGCGATCTCGTCCGCGTCGACCGTGACGTGGCTGAACCAGATGTCCTCGGCCAGCCACTCGGCCCGGGCCTCGAAGCGGGGCGACCAGGTCGCGGGCGGCTCGATCTCGATCGACGACCAGACGCCGCCGACCACGCGGACGCGCTTCACGCCGCGCCCGACCGTGAGGGCGCCGAGGTGGCTGGTGCGCGGCGCGATGACCTCGACGTCGTCCGCGCGGAGCTGCAGCGCGCCAGCGCCGAGGTCGCCCTCGACGCGAACCCGACTGCCGGAGACCGACGTCTCTCGCAGGAGCTCCGCCCGGCTGCGCACCGTCACCTCGCGAGAGATGCGGGGCGCCTCGGCCCAGCGCAGCGCGGAGACCTCTTCCGGGAGCACGCCCAGGTCGGCGACCGCGGTCGCCTCCGTGGCCAGCTCCGAGGCCGACGACGCGGAGGGGATGTCCATGAAGGCCTCGTCCGCGGCCGACTCGAGGTCGGCGGCGCAGCCGAAGGCCATGGACGCGAGGATGAGCGAAAAGAGCGCTCGCTTGGACTGATTGAGGTGCTGCATGGTGTTCTTCCCTGCCTCCGGACGGAGGTCTCCCTTTCGCGCTCCCCGTTCGGAGGGCGCGACCGAGGTCATCGAGGCGGGCGTCCCTGAGACCGGACGCGGCTCGTTGTCGGCAGGGACAGGCTAAATCGAGCGCCACCCCGAACAACTGAGGGTCAGCGCGTCGAATTTTGGCCGAGCGCGGGCGCACACCCGGATCGGGCGTGACGATGGCCCACACCCCCTACACGAGATCATTGAGTTTTTGCCCGTCCCCCCTGACGTGGCGACTCAGCACCGGGGGGTCTCCCGGCCACGTCGGGGCTGCGCGCAAAAAAATGCCTCGCGTGACGGTTTTGCGCGGGTTTTCTCGGGTCGAGACCGCAGCTTTTCAGCATTCCCGGAACCTGACCATCCGGCCAGGTTCTGGAGCGCCCCCGAACGGGGGTCGGCCGCCCTGACTCTCGGTGGTAGGCTCCGCCCCCAACTCTCGACCGGAGCTCTCTCGGATGACCTCGCCCAACTTCGCCGCCGACGCCCCCAAGGTCAGCTCGACCCCCAAGGAGGAGGTGGATCGCCTCGTGAAGAAGCTCGCCGCGCGCAAGGACGCGTGGGTGCGCACCACCAACGAGCGCCGCATCCAGCTGCTCGAGGCCTGCATCGTGCGCACCGAGGCGGTGGCCGAGGAGTGGGTGCGTGCCGCGTGCAAGGCCAAGGGCATCGCCTTCGACGGCCCGCGCGGCGGCGAGGAGTGGCTCGGCGGGCCGATGACTACCATCCGCAACCTGCGGCAGCTCGCCGACGCGGTGCGCGAGAACGGCCAGCCGGCGCTGCCCGAGCTCATCCAGCGCGACGACGGTCAGTACGTCGCGAAGGTCTTCCCGTCCGACTGGTTCGACAAGCTCCT
This window of the Sandaracinaceae bacterium genome carries:
- a CDS encoding class II glutamine amidotransferase, whose translation is MCRLFGFRSVIPSQVHRSLVAAENALGRQSAGHPDGWGVAFYVDGAPHVTRSPSHALSDALFHRVSGVVASETVLAHVRKATQGPMTVLNCHPFQYGRWVFAHNGDIPRFHKDYRLALMQEVAPRLRRFILGETDSEVVFFVFLSRLEQFGRLDKPHAVSDVMEALRGTIDTVRELCGPLEEVEKLFLTCIVTDGVTMVAHQGGKELYWSTYKTRCADRDACPSLSPECEAPSESGYVNHLIFTSEPLQGENVWQEMKEGELIGVDWRMRVRRHEPGVRRLEVASA
- a CDS encoding YihY/virulence factor BrkB family protein; this encodes MMDTLRSLRDELKRDRVPAVAAGLAFYAVLAVFPALIALVSLYGLFSDPAQVQAQLEQLYGVMPASAAELLGAQMHALVGQSSGALGVGFVVSLVGLLWSASSGVSQLFAAINVAYEREETRSFWKIRGLALGVTLAALAFSALALALVAVAPAALEALSLGSTLEGAVTWLRWPLLAALMALGLGWIYRVAPDRDGKPSPRWVTPGAIAATALWLLGSLAFSFYTARFGSYQETYGALGAVIVFMMWLWISGLSVLIGAELNYVLERDAGRLPRARGRRSLEDRYA